The genomic region ATTATAAATTAAGCCTGTTGTTCCCCAGCTCATGGGCACGCTGTAGCTGTTATCGGGATCGTAAACTGGATTTTGGAATTGTGGCAAGAGATTATCCAAACCAATTAGACGGTCTCGATCCAGTTCTAGCAGCAAACCCTTATCCCGCATTTGCCGAACCATGTAGTCAGAGGGGTAGATAATACTGTAGTCAGCCCCGCCCCCTATTTGGATCTTGGCCAGCATCGTCTCGTTAGAATCATAAACGGCTACTATCACCTCGATTCCAGTTTCTTTAGTAAAGCTTTTGAGCAAATCTTCATCTGTATAGCTAGACCAGGTATAGATGTATAGCTTCTTGTTGGCACCGCTTTTTCTATTTGATGGTGGTGTCGGTCGTACCTGTGCCAGCGTCCAACCGCAACCCGAAAGGGCAAGTCCTGAAACTGCCGCCGCTGCCGTTTTTAAGAACTGACGCCGGGTTGGATAAAACTGAGATAGCCGCAGATCGTTCGTCATGTGTCAGTTGCCAGTTGTCTATTTAACAATTTCAGATTTCTGATTTAAAATTGACGATTTAAAATCGTCAATTTTAAAGTAAAGTTTTGAAATCTAAAATCTAAAATCTGAAATTATCCGATGACTATTTAACAGTATCGTACTGATTGTTCTAAAGAGAGCGGTTCACCTGTTTTGGCGTCCGTGTTTTGATAGGCAAACATCAGTTCTGGGGATATTTTTTCAAATTCCAGGTTATTGCCCTCGCGTCTAAGGAGGTAGCCGCGCAGTTCTTTATAAGGTAACTTGGTGAATTCATCGATTTCTGAGGTAAAAGAGCGCAGGATCAGAGAAGCAGATGGATTGCAGCTGTCCATCAGTTTGCCCATAAATATTTTTTTGATCGTTTTGTGGTAGCCATAAGTGACGCGACCTGCTTCTCGGTTCATGTCAACCACAAAAGGTTGTCCGTCGCTGCCCAAAAAGGTAGCGATCGCAGTTGAGGAGCAATGGGACTCCAACTCTTGTAAAAACCGATCTAATGTCATTTGTCAACAGTCATTCGTCATTTGTCAATTGGCTATATGAATAAAGTTAATCATGGCGTGTCCCTACAAGCCAGAACCAGACAATCTTTTGGTGTCCAGTAGGCATAGACAGGAGTTTGGGGGTCAGGTAAGCTGGCAAAGGTGTTAGGCTGCTTGACAGTAATGCGATCGCCCGACGTTAATTCCACCACGCAGTGAACGTGGGTTCCCAGATACATCACGTGCTTCAGGCGTCCTTCAAAACAGTTTCCCTGTACGCAGGACGGCTCCAGATTCAGTTGAATCTTCTCAGGTCGCACGCTGACCACCACAGCTTCTTGGGGATTCAAAGACATGGAGGCGGACTGTTTTTGCACCACCATCTTCATTTTAGTTTCTGTCACCACCTGGATTTCGGTGGCGTCCGAGGCAAAAACTTGGCCTCCAAACAGATTAGTATCCCCAATAAAGTCAGCTACAAAAGCAGATTGGGGGCACTCGTAGATTTCGCTGGGCGTACCTATTTGTTCAATTTTGCCCTCGTGCATTACCGAAATCCGATCCGAAAGACTCAGCGCCTCCTCTTGGTCATGAGTAACCATCACAAAAGTCAGCCCCAAGTCTTGGTGTAAATTCGTTAACTCCACCTGCATTTCTTTACGCAGCTTTAAATCCAACGCTCCCAAGGGTTCATCTAGCAAAAGCACCGCAGGCCGGTTCACCAAGGCCCGTGCTAGTGCCACCCGTTGTTGCTGCCCTCCAGACAGCTGAGTGGGGAATCGGTTGGTGAAAGCTTCCATTTTAACCAGCTTGAGGGTTTCTTTAACCCGTTCTGCGATCGAGGCTTTCGGTAATCCTTTAATCCGCAATCCAAAAGCGATATTTTCCCAAACAGTCAGGTGGTTAAACAGAGCATAACTCTGAAACACAGTATTCACAGGGCGGCGATAGGGTGGCACGTATGTCATCGACTTGCCTTGAATTACCACCTCACCGGCTGAAGGCATCTCAAACCCAGCAATTAAGCGCAGTGTAGTCGTTTTACCACACCCAGACGGACCTAAAATACTAAAAAATTCGCCCTGGTGAATCTCAAGGTCAACCCCCCGTACAGCAGTCTCTCCATTGAACACCTTGAAAACTTTACGGAGTTCAACATCCAGTACTGTGTCTGTGCCCTTAGCGTCTGGATTCTGAACAGCAGTCTGAGACATAATGGCGAAATCCTTGTGGCGATGACCCGGTTGCCAGCACAATCAGCATAGTTGTTGATGCAGTGGCAAATCTTCCCTTTTGCTTATTTTGACATTCTGCCACTGACTAAAGCCAGCTGCCCAGCCTGTCAATATAGTATTTGGCTTTACCAAGGGCAGAAGGAAAACGCGAATATTGGTAAAGTTAATCATCAAAACTTTCTCCAAATCCCGACAGCTAAGGCTAAAGAG from Argonema galeatum A003/A1 harbors:
- a CDS encoding ABC transporter ATP-binding protein, coding for MSQTAVQNPDAKGTDTVLDVELRKVFKVFNGETAVRGVDLEIHQGEFFSILGPSGCGKTTTLRLIAGFEMPSAGEVVIQGKSMTYVPPYRRPVNTVFQSYALFNHLTVWENIAFGLRIKGLPKASIAERVKETLKLVKMEAFTNRFPTQLSGGQQQRVALARALVNRPAVLLLDEPLGALDLKLRKEMQVELTNLHQDLGLTFVMVTHDQEEALSLSDRISVMHEGKIEQIGTPSEIYECPQSAFVADFIGDTNLFGGQVFASDATEIQVVTETKMKMVVQKQSASMSLNPQEAVVVSVRPEKIQLNLEPSCVQGNCFEGRLKHVMYLGTHVHCVVELTSGDRITVKQPNTFASLPDPQTPVYAYWTPKDCLVLACRDTP